In a single window of the Chondrocystis sp. NIES-4102 genome:
- a CDS encoding aminotransferase class-III: MVKTASKSEYLESIYLHKKIMTLITADIYLEQFIAQYGDRTKTSKQLTQTYRPTLADPRVSAGFSLPLKEICYPIVAQKSLGSKIWDVDGNEYIDLIMGFGINLLGHNPPMIKQAIIEQLDQGMAIGVQTQLAGEVAELIKELTGMARVTLSNTGTEAVITAIRLARAATGRDKIAIFSGSYHGHLDATLVDMREIDGSFQTIAKADGIPQGVVKDTLVLDYGNYDSLEVIRNHSRELAAVLVEPVQSCRPNLQPKEFLQQLRVLTEELGIVLIFDEMITGFRVHQGGAQAWFEVEADIATYGKIVGGGLPIGVIAGKAEYLDKIDGGMWNYGDRSFPEVKTTFFAGTYCKHPLSLAAAKAMLTYLKAEGNSLQRELGDRTTKFVGEINSCFAKFELPIVMANFGSCFDAVLDYNSLPNTAIDSVDLGIDLLSYHLLHRGVLIRAGSGCLSTAHTDSQLDYVVSAIEDSLKDLRRVDLL; the protein is encoded by the coding sequence GTGGTTAAAACAGCCTCGAAAAGTGAGTATTTAGAATCAATTTATCTCCATAAAAAAATTATGACTTTGATCACGGCAGATATATATTTAGAACAATTCATAGCGCAATATGGCGATCGCACTAAAACATCCAAGCAATTAACCCAAACCTATCGCCCAACTTTAGCAGATCCCAGGGTATCAGCAGGGTTTAGTTTACCTTTAAAAGAGATTTGTTATCCCATCGTGGCGCAAAAATCCTTAGGTTCAAAAATTTGGGATGTGGATGGGAATGAATATATTGATTTGATTATGGGGTTTGGAATTAATCTTTTAGGACATAATCCTCCTATGATTAAACAAGCCATTATTGAACAATTGGATCAGGGAATGGCAATAGGAGTACAAACCCAATTAGCAGGAGAAGTCGCCGAGTTAATTAAGGAATTGACGGGGATGGCAAGAGTTACCCTGAGTAATACTGGCACAGAAGCAGTAATTACAGCTATTCGTCTTGCTAGGGCTGCTACAGGGCGCGATAAGATAGCTATCTTTTCTGGTTCTTATCATGGACATTTGGATGCTACCTTAGTTGATATGCGGGAAATTGACGGTAGTTTCCAAACAATTGCTAAAGCAGATGGTATTCCCCAGGGGGTGGTTAAGGATACTCTAGTTTTAGATTATGGTAATTATGATAGTCTCGAAGTAATTAGAAACCACTCAAGGGAATTAGCTGCGGTATTGGTTGAACCTGTACAGAGTTGTCGTCCCAACTTGCAACCAAAAGAATTTCTGCAACAATTGCGTGTTTTAACCGAAGAATTAGGAATTGTGCTAATTTTTGACGAAATGATCACGGGTTTTCGGGTACACCAAGGCGGGGCGCAAGCTTGGTTTGAAGTAGAAGCGGATATTGCTACCTATGGCAAAATTGTCGGCGGTGGTTTACCTATTGGGGTAATTGCAGGGAAGGCAGAGTATTTAGATAAAATTGATGGGGGAATGTGGAATTATGGCGATCGCTCTTTTCCCGAAGTAAAAACTACTTTTTTTGCTGGTACTTATTGCAAACATCCCCTCTCCCTGGCTGCTGCTAAAGCGATGTTAACCTATCTTAAAGCTGAAGGTAATAGTTTACAAAGGGAATTAGGCGATCGCACTACTAAGTTTGTTGGGGAAATAAATAGTTGTTTTGCTAAATTTGAATTGCCTATTGTAATGGCTAATTTTGGTTCTTGTTTTGATGCGGTTTTAGATTATAATTCCCTACCCAATACTGCTATTGATTCTGTTGATTTGGGTATTGATTTATTGTCCTATCATTTGTTGCACCGTGGCGTATTAATTCGCGCTGGTAGTGGTTGTTTATCCACCGCCCATACTGATAGTCAACTTGATTATGTAGTCTCTGCAATTGAAGATAGTTTAAAGGATTTGAGACGGGTAGATCTACTTTAA
- a CDS encoding transcription factor jumonji jmjC domain protein has translation MKIKPIERIHQPTITEFQQYVMENQPVVITGVANKWHAYSNWTPASFQQMFGDIKVPLRQSDNELDVFFGKENQQKFLSFSQYIDLILHWNNPQQRPPYFGNIFLNDPEIESLVEPILHDFDFPNYFSDSVRNDLHLWIGAAEQKSTIHNDNYQNLNAQIYGKKAFLLFSPAQHPLLYPVKIDAELWSSPIDPQNPNLKKYPLYDRTVGMEAILEPGEILFIPLFWWHQARAITTAINLNMWAFTNKISEYWNEDNLTFRSCVESGK, from the coding sequence ATGAAAATTAAACCAATTGAACGTATCCATCAACCGACAATAACTGAATTTCAACAATATGTAATGGAAAATCAGCCAGTTGTGATTACAGGTGTTGCTAATAAGTGGCACGCTTATAGTAATTGGACACCAGCCAGTTTTCAGCAGATGTTTGGGGATATAAAAGTACCTTTGAGGCAAAGTGATAATGAATTAGATGTATTTTTTGGTAAGGAAAATCAGCAGAAGTTTTTAAGTTTTTCCCAGTATATAGATTTAATTTTACACTGGAATAATCCTCAGCAAAGACCGCCCTATTTTGGTAATATTTTCCTCAATGATCCTGAAATTGAATCTTTAGTCGAACCTATTTTACATGACTTTGATTTCCCTAATTATTTTAGTGATAGCGTGAGGAATGATTTACATTTATGGATTGGTGCAGCCGAACAAAAATCAACTATTCATAATGATAATTATCAAAATCTTAATGCTCAAATTTATGGCAAGAAAGCCTTTTTATTGTTTTCTCCCGCACAACATCCTTTACTTTATCCTGTAAAAATTGATGCTGAATTATGGTCTAGTCCTATTGATCCACAAAATCCCAATTTAAAAAAATATCCCCTCTACGATCGCACTGTGGGGATGGAAGCTATATTAGAACCAGGAGAAATTCTATTTATTCCCCTTTTTTGGTGGCATCAAGCAAGGGCAATTACCACAGCAATTAATCTAAATATGTGGGCATTTACTAACAAGATTAGTGAATACTGGAATGAAGATAATCTAACATTTAGAAGTTGTGTTGAGAGTGGGAAGTAA
- a CDS encoding iron(III) dicitrate-binding periplasmic protein, translating to MINSISRQRLLKLIAIVLITSLIIITFNNYLNPSKPPQLFTNLTEYRVIKDAIATVKVPQKPERIITLHGTALESVLALGEKPVGTTLNGDRQSQPDFIKDKLPDVEILGSFGEPNLEKVLLLKPDLILDLDIASIYPQLSQIAPTIVTEYNPTNSWQPNLEIYAQALGKPELAKEVITNYYNRLEKLKTAIKQKNKSLTVSVVRIYPQAITFYQPDSFCGSILKDAGLSRPPLQNQTGGQLLISQELISQADADIIFYWAYGDDYHSKSERLQNSLQKITSDPLWQQLKAVKQGKVYQVPDYWIGYGALAANAVIDDLYKYILDQ from the coding sequence ATGATTAATAGTATTTCTCGTCAGCGTCTATTAAAATTAATTGCCATTGTCCTAATTACTAGTTTAATTATCATTACCTTTAATAATTATTTAAACCCAAGTAAACCCCCACAACTATTTACAAATCTAACAGAATACCGTGTTATCAAAGACGCGATCGCAACTGTAAAAGTCCCTCAAAAGCCAGAAAGAATAATAACTCTACATGGTACAGCTTTAGAAAGTGTTTTAGCTTTAGGGGAAAAACCAGTAGGTACAACTTTAAATGGCGATCGCCAAAGTCAACCTGATTTTATCAAAGATAAATTGCCTGATGTAGAAATTTTAGGCTCTTTTGGTGAACCAAACCTAGAAAAAGTTTTACTTTTAAAACCCGATCTAATTTTGGATTTAGATATAGCTAGTATCTACCCTCAGCTATCGCAAATTGCCCCAACTATAGTTACAGAATACAACCCAACTAATAGTTGGCAACCTAATTTAGAAATATACGCCCAAGCATTAGGTAAGCCAGAATTAGCCAAAGAAGTTATTACTAATTATTACAACAGATTGGAAAAATTAAAAACAGCAATCAAGCAAAAAAACAAATCCTTAACAGTTTCAGTAGTTCGGATCTATCCCCAAGCAATCACTTTTTATCAACCAGATTCTTTTTGTGGTTCAATTTTAAAAGATGCAGGTTTATCTCGCCCCCCCTTACAAAATCAAACAGGAGGACAACTATTAATAAGTCAAGAATTAATTAGTCAGGCAGATGCAGATATTATTTTTTATTGGGCTTATGGAGATGATTATCACAGTAAGAGCGAGCGTTTACAAAATAGTCTACAAAAAATAACCTCTGATCCATTATGGCAACAATTAAAAGCTGTCAAGCAAGGAAAAGTTTATCAAGTACCAGATTATTGGATTGGTTATGGTGCTTTAGCTGCCAATGCTGTAATTGATGATTTATATAAATATATCCTTGATCAATAA
- a CDS encoding hypothetical protein (similar to macrolide efflux protein), translating to MKLPTIPHNLRPFITIWFGQLISILGSEITDFAITIWAWEITGKATPLSLIMLCGKVPSILAAIFAGTLVDRYNRKFLMFFGDTASCISTIFLLILLLSNRLEIWHLYITAIINGLFGYFQDLAYSSSLSLLVPKQHYTRATVLNDYVSGFGANIIAPALAGGLYYLIGLSGIMVIDLITFLIAIYLLSLVKIPQPTNNNPDNNIWQNLTLGFRYIIQRKSLLMMVIFLIIFYFIDRVISGIESPMILARSGNNTAIFASVHTATAIGGAIGGILLSIWGGFKLRIHGVLLGTILTFTSAIAFGITNTPPLWLITTFFAALFWPIIGSSENAIWLEKIPPEIQGRVFAARFLMTQIPLPIALGMTGILADRLFEPAMSSNGSLAPLLGSLFGTGLGAGMAVQYTLFACFGVILGLSGYAFNQLRNIEKILPDADINN from the coding sequence TTGAAACTACCAACAATTCCTCATAATCTTCGTCCTTTTATTACTATTTGGTTTGGTCAATTAATTTCAATTTTAGGTTCAGAAATAACCGACTTTGCTATTACTATCTGGGCTTGGGAAATTACAGGCAAAGCAACACCTTTATCCTTAATCATGCTGTGTGGCAAAGTTCCTAGTATTTTAGCAGCTATCTTTGCAGGGACATTAGTTGACCGCTATAATCGGAAGTTTTTAATGTTTTTTGGTGATACAGCTTCTTGTATTTCAACTATCTTTTTACTCATCCTTTTATTAAGCAATCGTTTAGAAATTTGGCACTTATATATAACCGCTATAATCAATGGTCTATTTGGCTATTTTCAAGATTTAGCCTATTCCTCTTCCCTCTCCCTGCTTGTTCCCAAACAACACTATACTAGAGCAACAGTACTAAACGATTATGTTAGTGGTTTTGGTGCAAATATTATCGCCCCAGCCTTAGCAGGAGGACTATATTATCTAATCGGCTTATCAGGAATTATGGTAATCGATTTAATTACTTTTTTAATAGCTATTTACTTATTATCCCTAGTAAAAATCCCTCAGCCAACTAATAATAATCCAGATAATAATATATGGCAAAACTTAACTTTAGGATTTCGCTACATCATCCAACGCAAAAGTTTACTAATGATGGTTATCTTTCTAATCATTTTCTACTTTATAGATCGCGTCATTTCGGGTATCGAATCACCGATGATTTTAGCCCGAAGTGGCAATAATACGGCGATTTTTGCCAGTGTTCATACCGCTACTGCCATTGGTGGGGCAATTGGGGGTATATTACTGAGTATTTGGGGAGGGTTCAAACTACGTATACACGGTGTTCTACTCGGTACAATTCTAACATTTACCAGCGCGATCGCTTTTGGAATAACTAATACTCCCCCCCTGTGGCTAATTACTACTTTTTTTGCTGCTTTATTTTGGCCCATTATCGGTAGTTCAGAAAATGCCATCTGGTTAGAAAAAATCCCCCCAGAAATTCAAGGGAGAGTCTTTGCAGCCCGTTTTCTCATGACTCAGATACCCCTCCCCATTGCTTTAGGAATGACAGGCATTTTAGCCGATCGCCTGTTTGAACCAGCTATGTCATCTAATGGCAGTTTAGCCCCACTTTTAGGTAGTTTATTTGGTACTGGTTTGGGTGCTGGTATGGCAGTTCAATATACGCTATTTGCCTGTTTTGGGGTAATTCTGGGTTTAAGTGGTTATGCCTTTAATCAATTGCGCAACATTGAAAAGATTTTACCCGATGCAGATATCAATAACTAA
- a CDS encoding peptidase S45, penicillin amidase, whose amino-acid sequence MQISITNLKSVLFTITLVLVLLLGQNNLLSKNHTEILWDTYGIPHIYGINQQSSFQAFGWAQMHSHGNLILRLYGQARGRAAEYWGKDYLESDQWVVRMGIPQRAKTWYAQQDPTFRSYLDAFATGVNTYAQQHPELIETEVKAVLPITGEDIIAHAQRVLNFTFVVDPQTVNTLEDKYKKQYKGSNGWAIAPSRSKSGNAMLLANPHLPWSDLFLWYEAQITAPGIDAYGATLVGIPVLAIAFNDHLGWTHTVNTFDGWDLYKLTLEGEGYLFDGQVRNFERQTTQIKIKQPDGTIRTEELILQNSIHGAVIKQENNQAFALRVVGLDRPGVLKQWWDMAQTSNLTEFENVLKRLQLPMFTVMYADRDGHIMHLFNGQVPIRQQGDFAYWQGIIPGDTSATLWTEIHPYQDLPRIVDPPSGWLQNANDPPWTTTFPTAISPEDYPPYIAPQEMTFRPQRSAKMLMEDDSISLEEMIEDKHSTHMEIADRLLDDLLPALHQEKSSFALQVANVLEKWDRQTNADSKGAVLFAAWLETIDWDTLFTQPWQKTSPLTTPDGLANPQQAVKSLLTVAKKIQQDYGAIDIPWGQVYRLQYGNTNLPANGGAGYLGIFRVVNFAPIEDKQFQAFEGDSFVAAIEFSQPVKAMALTTYGNSTQPNNQFKQQIKLFTQQQLRPVWRSQGQVKAHTQLVTDLDHIYFGYSK is encoded by the coding sequence ATGCAGATATCAATAACTAATCTAAAATCAGTCTTATTTACAATTACTTTAGTTCTAGTATTACTATTAGGACAAAACAACCTACTGAGTAAAAACCATACCGAAATCCTTTGGGATACCTATGGTATACCGCATATATACGGAATTAACCAGCAAAGCAGCTTCCAAGCTTTCGGTTGGGCGCAAATGCACAGCCACGGTAATTTAATTTTACGTCTTTACGGTCAAGCAAGGGGTAGGGCAGCCGAATATTGGGGCAAAGACTATCTAGAGTCGGATCAATGGGTGGTGAGAATGGGTATCCCCCAAAGGGCTAAAACTTGGTATGCCCAACAAGACCCCACTTTTCGTAGTTATTTAGATGCCTTTGCCACAGGAGTTAACACCTATGCCCAACAACATCCAGAACTAATAGAAACGGAAGTAAAAGCCGTCCTACCCATCACAGGAGAAGATATCATTGCCCACGCCCAAAGGGTACTTAACTTTACTTTTGTAGTTGACCCTCAAACAGTTAATACCCTAGAAGATAAATATAAAAAACAATACAAAGGTTCTAATGGGTGGGCGATCGCGCCATCTCGATCCAAAAGTGGTAATGCAATGTTACTAGCAAATCCCCATTTACCATGGTCGGATTTATTCCTGTGGTATGAAGCCCAAATCACCGCCCCAGGTATAGATGCCTATGGTGCAACGTTAGTAGGTATTCCAGTTTTAGCGATCGCTTTTAACGATCATCTAGGCTGGACTCATACCGTTAATACCTTTGATGGTTGGGACTTATACAAGTTAACCCTTGAGGGGGAAGGATATCTATTTGATGGTCAAGTACGGAATTTTGAACGCCAAACCACCCAAATAAAAATCAAACAACCAGACGGCACAATAAGAACAGAAGAACTAATATTACAAAACTCAATTCATGGTGCAGTAATTAAACAAGAAAACAATCAAGCCTTCGCCCTGAGAGTTGTAGGTTTAGACCGCCCAGGAGTCCTTAAACAATGGTGGGATATGGCACAAACCAGCAATTTAACAGAATTTGAAAACGTATTAAAACGCTTGCAACTGCCCATGTTTACGGTAATGTATGCCGATCGCGACGGACATATTATGCACCTATTCAATGGTCAAGTACCCATTCGTCAACAAGGAGATTTCGCTTATTGGCAAGGCATTATCCCTGGCGACACTTCCGCTACCCTCTGGACAGAAATACATCCCTATCAAGATTTACCCCGTATCGTCGATCCTCCTAGTGGTTGGTTACAAAATGCCAACGATCCACCCTGGACAACCACATTTCCGACTGCTATCTCCCCCGAAGACTATCCCCCCTACATCGCCCCCCAAGAAATGACTTTTCGCCCTCAACGATCCGCAAAGATGCTGATGGAAGATGATTCAATTTCCCTCGAAGAAATGATCGAAGATAAACATTCAACCCACATGGAAATTGCCGATCGCCTTTTAGATGACTTACTACCAGCCCTACACCAAGAAAAAAGTTCTTTCGCCCTCCAAGTTGCCAATGTGCTAGAAAAATGGGACAGACAAACCAATGCAGATAGTAAAGGGGCTGTCCTCTTCGCTGCTTGGTTAGAAACCATAGACTGGGATACTCTATTTACCCAACCCTGGCAAAAAACCTCCCCTCTAACTACCCCCGATGGTTTAGCCAACCCACAACAAGCAGTTAAATCCTTGCTCACAGTAGCCAAGAAAATACAACAAGATTACGGAGCGATCGATATTCCCTGGGGACAAGTGTATCGTCTACAGTACGGCAATACCAATTTACCTGCCAATGGTGGTGCTGGATACCTCGGCATATTTCGAGTAGTTAACTTTGCGCCGATAGAAGATAAACAGTTTCAAGCATTTGAAGGAGATTCCTTTGTAGCAGCCATTGAATTTTCCCAACCTGTTAAAGCAATGGCACTAACCACCTATGGCAATAGCACCCAACCCAATAATCAATTCAAGCAACAGATAAAACTCTTTACCCAACAACAACTACGTCCCGTTTGGCGATCGCAGGGGCAAGTAAAGGCACATACTCAACTTGTCACTGATCTAGATCATATATATTTTGGGTACTCTAAGTAA